From the genome of Nicotiana sylvestris chromosome 1, ASM39365v2, whole genome shotgun sequence:
TCTCTTATAGTAGTTGTTATGAGTATATAAGTGGACACAGTTTGCATTTGGGGTATGTTATAGTCCTAGTGGATAGTGCTCCAGACACAAATCATCATAAGGGACCATACATTCTTTATGAATTTGATTCTGAGAAATCCTTTGTTCCATATATGAGGGAAAATGTAGGACCTATTGTTCTTGAACTTATATGAGCTAAGGCAATTAATTATGTCAATTAGTTGGAAGACATGACCATGTGGTAATTCATATGTCATTGTATTTCACTGGTGCCCAACCCAAATGACTCTTCACCACAAAATCATGATTTTTTTATGACGTAGTCATTTGCTTATATAAACATGTTTTGAGAAGTTACACACCACCATAGCTCTCCACAAAACTAGAAATCTACTCAAAGCTTTCAGAATTTTGGTATTTCTTCTCTTCATCGTTTGCTCGTCTTAAATAAAAAATCATGGCTATCCGTGTTCCTCGTATAATCAAGAAATCCTCAACAGATCATATTCCAAAGGACcattttgttgtttatgttggGGAGAAGCAGAGGAAGAGATTTGTGATACCTATATCATACTTGAATCGGCCTTCATTTCAAGATTTGCTAAGTCAAGCTGAGGAAGAATTTGGCTTTAATCATCCAATGGGTGGTGTCACAATTCCCTGCTCAGAGGACATCTTCATTGGCCTCACTTCTCAATTTTAGGATTTAAGAACATAGTTGAGATCATTTTTCCCTTTTAGGTCTCACAATTTTGTATATCAAAGCAAAAGTAAAAGATCCGTCTTGTATAGTTGATTAGTTAGAAGCTAACTTTAGCATAGCACTACAAAATTTGGTGATTTTTGACTCACAAAGTATACAACACGATTTGTTTGACATTTTCAAcgcattttatatatatatatagatgaaGCATTATTGTCTTAACACGAATATCAAATTGCATTTCACATAATTATGAAGCAACTCTTCATAAAAACTATTACTAACATTAACAAAAGAGTTCCAATCCTATGTAGAATAATCCATAGCATGTCCCAGTGACCTGTTAGAACTATCGACAAGCTATAAACAGACAGCTATATAGACATTCAAACTCTGAactcataattttaaaagtaCAATGTGTTTAATTAAACAATTTTTTGTTCAATCAGAGGCGATACACCCTAGGGCCTAGGCTAGAGCAACTATGAGTATCAACAAATTTATGCTAGATTGAATTATCTACAAGGTGGACTTTTAAAGTTGTGTCAAATCGGAATTTATAAACATGACAAATTAAGGATATTTAGGATGTGTTTGGtgtgaaggaaaatattttccacgaAAAATATATTTTCCTAGAAAATATTTTCATGGAATATGAGTGGTTTTATTacttattttcccttgtttggttggtgagtgggaaatattttccggaaaatatATTCaagtgtttggttagagagtagaaaatattttttaggaaaagaaatttctATGCTACTCTCCTCACCCTCCCTCCTCCCCCTTTCCCCCAAGTCTCTAAAAATTCACACCAAAGGAACTAAATTGCTACTTTAGTTTTTTACGCAAAAATAACATTGAAATTTGTGCTCCATAACGAAAAAGAAAATagtctttttttttgttgaaaaagaaagtactctttctacaacataaaaataaagtactcattttattgaaataaaagaaaatactttttctacattatgaaaaaaaaaatactcattttgttgaaatgaaaaaaaaaaatttacatcatgaaaagaaaatactttttttgtttaaatgaaaaaaaaatactttttctatatgaaagaaagtattttttttggttaaaatgaaaacatatatttttttatatcatgaaaaaaaaaatcatttgttgaaatgaaaaaaaaaatatatctataacatgaaaagacaatactattaataatatttttatttagggtagtggtggggtggggtggagagagggggtggggtggggttggGTGGGTGGGTGTGTTTTCTTGGGGGTGGGGTGTGGGGTGGGTTAGTAGGGGTAGGTGGGGATGGAGAATAGGGTGGGAAAGGTTGAgaaagagttttggaaaatatttttccttctcttgaAAGGGAAAAcatttcctccaattggaggaaaatgagttgatgagaaaaatattttccaaaacatttagaccaaccaaacatgaaaaaaatgaaaaatatttttcggaaaatgtGTTCCTTCGTACCAAAAACCCCCATACTGTTTGCTTTTTCCCTTTATATATTTCTTTGTAGATTGGATTTTATTCATTGTTAAACGAAAAGCATTATCCTTTATTTAGAGTATATGCGTGAAAAAGGATCTTAGACTAAGTTGTATTTTGACACTAACAATGAATAAAAATGCTAAAAATCACCAGCTCGATATACACATTAAAAAACTTAAATTAAGCATATacttaaaaagaaataaaaataagacGTAGTTAATATAAGAGGCTATAGTACAGTTTTTCACGAGAAAGGCATTAAAAGCCTTAGGCGAATTTTTCTCTCAGTTATGGATGCCAGTAATGGAAATGTTTTGGGTGATGAAGAAAGCCAGAGTATTTCCTTTGGAAGTAGTAACAAAATTCAACCAATCACTTCTACACAAAAGCAAGTGTTTTTATTTTCTCTTCATTCACCACTCTATATGCTTCAACAAGTATTTTCTTGGTTTTGATATAGTTTATATTTATTCTTAACATGTATGTTGTTtggcttcttttatttttaatttacaGCTTAGATGACGAAAAGAAGAGGTATACTTCTCTCACAATGGCTGAAAGACTGGGCTTGCCTGATTTCTTCTCTTTGGATGTCAGTATATTAATTTCAATCTACATCTGTTTCATTTTATACGACAGTGTTGATAAAGTACAGTGTTTAAGAAAAAACTCGACACATACCAAAAGTACATTTACAATTTATGGTATTAACATGCCATGATATTTATATGGCTATAAAAGTATATTATTAcaggtaaaataaaaaattcaaaattaataaCGTTAAATATAAAAATGTATCATAAAATATTCTTTTACGGAACAGACTAGAAAAAAAATAATGTCATATAAAATGAAACATATGGGATACTTAAAAAAATTCGATAGTTGTATGAGTATCTCTGCCTATGTATATCTCCTTAAATATTGTGGTGAATTTTAGTTATGTACAAATAACTTTTACATTACCAATGTAATTTTACTTATTATAACAAGTTACTCGCCATATTTTTAGGTTATCAATTCACATTCATTATAAACAattatgtttagttgacttttAAGTAACATGTTGTTGACTTGTGTATATAGGTTTGGCGAGCGTCAGTTGGAGAGCTTTTAGGCAGTGCGGTTCTAGTGTTTATGTTGGATACCATAGTAATTTCCACACTCGAAAGTGATGTCAAAATGCCAAATTTGATAATGTCAATTCTCATAGCAATTACACTCACCATTCTAATCCTTGCCGTATTTCCTGTGTCTGGAGGCCACATTAGCCCTGTCATTTCCTTTTCCTCTGCTCTTGTTGGACTAATATCAATGTCACGAGCCATAATTTACATTTCGGCACAATGTTTTGGTGCTATTTTAGGTGCATTGGCCCTCAAAGCTGTGGTGAGTAGTACCATTGAACAGAGATTCTCTCTTGGTGGTTGTACCATTACGGTAAgcgatctttacacaaatagctgGTTGGTTTCACTATATATTTTTCTAGCCCGATATACAAAGATTATACACTGATtatacatattatatatgaattatacatatattatacagaggcggatccagaattttaagCTTATGGATTTCTATAACAATCTCAAGTTAATCTGGACCAACGAACTGGGTTCCAAGCTAAATATTCTTAgcttttaatgaattttttaatacaaatacaGGGTCTATGCAAAAGTTAGTAACTTGTGCTCTAGATCCGCCCCAATATTATGCATTCGCctactatttttagtttaagcggtTGGGTGGATGATTATTTCGGTTAATTCTTCTTTCAGGTAATTACACCAGGGACCAATGGGCCAGTCACTGTGGGCTTGGAGATAGCCCAAGCATTTTGGCTCGAGTTTGTAtgcacatttgctctacttttTGGGTCACTTTGGATGGCCTATGATCATCGCCAGTCCAAGAAACTTGGGCTTATTACTGTTATGTCCATTGTTGGGCTTTTAGCGGGCCTTCTTGTCTTTATTTCAACTACAGTCACTGCTAAAAAGGGATA
Proteins encoded in this window:
- the LOC104245446 gene encoding aquaporin TIP3-1-like is translated as MDASNGNVLGDEESQSISFGSSNKIQPITSTQKQVLDDEKKRYTSLTMAERLGLPDFFSLDVWRASVGELLGSAVLVFMLDTIVISTLESDVKMPNLIMSILIAITLTILILAVFPVSGGHISPVISFSSALVGLISMSRAIIYISAQCFGAILGALALKAVVSSTIEQRFSLGGCTITVITPGTNGPVTVGLEIAQAFWLEFVCTFALLFGSLWMAYDHRQSKKLGLITVMSIVGLLAGLLVFISTTVTAKKGYAGAGMNPARCFGAAIVRGGHLWNGHWIFWVGPGLACFAFYFYTKIIPPNHFHADGYKHDFLAIIEVLFQSEV